The segment GATTTTTTTTCACCCATTTGTCCCATTCTAGATTAAAGTCCCAACACACATGATAGCTTTACCCCTGTTTAATCTCAAAAGCTGTCAAGTACAACTGAAGTTTCTTCATCAGATTAATACAAAAAAGACAAGTTTCTTTCTCATTTTATGACTTGACGTGACAAAGAATTAACAATGAACAAACAAAGACATGTCCAAAAGTATCCAAGTTCCGTGTTCTGCAACAAGAAGCCATTCATTTAAGACATAATACAAGAACCAAGGACACTCgagattcacaaaatgaagacCAAACTTTGCTTTTGTCTTTCCCTTTCTACCCAacggagagagagagtgatcaAGCGTAACTCTCGTTGCGTTTCCTCTGGTGTGTGATCACGAGTTCAAAGACCGATATATGATCCTTAACAACATAAATCTCAATAACAATATTCCACCTGGTAAAAGATATTAACATTCAGTAGCCAAAGACTTGTCCAAAAAGATCACCACATTTccattttctataaaaaaaatataaaactagcCTCAGCAAAATAAAAAGACCAAACTCAAACCAGGCTCAGATCTCATAATCTATATCCGTTGCATTCTGTGAATCAGAATGCTTCACCAACTGTTCCTGTTCATCATACCGATCAAGATTCTCACAAGGAGCCGGGAAGATGGTGCCTATCACACGCCCCTGCACATACGCACACTGGAATATGTGCTTCTTCTTGTACGTTATCCCCACCGACATGTCCCTGAACGTTACGTTTTTAACCGGAATCTCTTTGCTCCCCTGCATACGCACCGGCACACGCACTCCTTGACCGTATATCCCCGTGTAGTTTATGTTCTCCAGCACCGGGAAGGCTTGCGGGTTGAATCCACCGTCCGGATGCTCGTTGTAGTCGGTTTTGACCACAATGCCAACTCTCAGCTCATCCAACGTGACGTTCCTGAACGTTATGTCACGAACGTAGCCGCCTCTTCCCGGCGCGGTTTTGATCCTGACTCCACGCCGTGAGCTCCATATCAGAATGTTTTCAACCGTGATGTTTGAGACGCCACCAGACATCTCGCTTCCTATTGATATACCAGCGCTGTTTTTGAACAGAGATGATTATTAGATCAAGATTAATGAGGGAAGAAGGTGATCTTTCTTTTACTTTACCTAACCATGGAGCGGATGATGAGGTTGCGGATGAGAATGTTCTTTGAAGGACGTCCATAGTTAGTTCCATACTGGTCCCAACCGCTCTTTATCGCAATCCCATCGTCCCCCACGCTAATGTAAGAGTTCACTATTAGCATGTCCTCGCACGAATCTGATGCACAACAAGAATAAAGAGAGATATCAGGTAGCCACCATCAGAACCAATCATTCCAGCAGCTTAGTGGAAGATGATACTTACCAGGATCGATACCGTCAGTGTTTGGAGCTTCGAAGACAGGTGCTAGAATGGTCATGTTTGTGATTGTGACGTTTTTGCAGTCATATGGGTGAAGTGTCCAAAAGGGAGAATCACGGAGAGTGATATTGGCGAAAACAACGTCGGTTGACCACATGATCTGCACCAGTGGTCCTCTTGTGTGGTTTAGAAGCTTTGCGCGATACTTCTTCCACCAATAAACTCCCTGCCCGTTGATGCTTCCGTTGTTTCCTGTTTATAGAGTATAGTTATAAACACCAATGTTtgacaaaaatatgattaaccATACAATTAAAGAAACGAAGGTTTTGATTATCTAACAGAGGAATTTAAGACTATTCTTGTCCCTTAGTCTGAAAGCTTAGTGTCCAGCAAACAGAAAGACATAACAAGTTTCAAGCAGCTTATAGAGTTATCATCATTGGTAGAGTTCATTTTCGCTTGGGAGTGCCTCAACTCAATCAAACTAAAGCTTAAAAGTAGTATTGACGTCGAAATGATAGCTATTATTCGACAAACACCAAACGATCTGGTAGAGCTGTGGATTTTACTCTTAGATATAGCCTAAAAAGTATAAACCCATTCTCTAGACAATGATCGGATCAAGAATAAGTTAATGCATCCATAGGAAGAGCCACATTTGACACTCAGTTTTACAGATCAAATTAACTGACCGGTGACGACGACATCTTTGAGATTCTGTCCATGAATAAAACTTCCATAACGAGGTCCATAATGCTCTCTTCCATAACCGTACGAAGGTAAAGGAGGAAGCAGAGGCCATAACGTCTCATCCTAGGAACGTTAACATAAAAGGAGAAAAAACCACAAaaatgttgatgaaacacaagtAAATAGAAGACATAAGACACCTCAAACCTCAAAGTATGCTACTTTTGCATCTAAATCTATAAAGACCTATTCATCATCAatttaagacaaaaaaaaacaaaaaactttcAGGGTTTAATACAAACAAGTAATATAGAAAAACA is part of the Raphanus sativus cultivar WK10039 chromosome 5, ASM80110v3, whole genome shotgun sequence genome and harbors:
- the LOC108805071 gene encoding probable polygalacturonase, encoding MVEPLPITRRRFLSSHRSLVTVFWIAAFASLFIWQSRGRGGSSSLYRGGGGLSSVFWWTTTTTLTTTRATNSGEFPRLRPFAFNLTDFGAVGDGVTVNTEAFERAVYAISKVSKKGGGQLNVPPGRWLTAPFNLTSYMTLFLAEDAEILAVQDETLWPLLPPLPSYGYGREHYGPRYGSFIHGQNLKDVVVTGNNGSINGQGVYWWKKYRAKLLNHTRGPLVQIMWSTDVVFANITLRDSPFWTLHPYDCKNVTITNMTILAPVFEAPNTDGIDPDSCEDMLIVNSYISVGDDGIAIKSGWDQYGTNYGRPSKNILIRNLIIRSMVSAGISIGSEMSGGVSNITVENILIWSSRRGVRIKTAPGRGGYVRDITFRNVTLDELRVGIVVKTDYNEHPDGGFNPQAFPVLENINYTGIYGQGVRVPVRMQGSKEIPVKNVTFRDMSVGITYKKKHIFQCAYVQGRVIGTIFPAPCENLDRYDEQEQLVKHSDSQNATDIDYEI